ACCGCTTCTGCTCAATCGCCTTCATGACGTGCTCGCCCTTGACCACCTTGCTCTTTGCCGCAACCGCCCAGTAGTTAGACTCGGTGATGAGGTCGGAAACGTCCATGAATCGCGTCGTCAGCTTGTCCTGATGGTCTACCAGCCGGCTGGAATAGTCGATCACCCGCGCAACTGCGGTCTTGTGGAAGGGTCGGAGCTTGTTATCAAGGCACCTGGCCTTCACGAAGCCAGCGTACTCCTTTTCCGAAGCCGCGTTGCGCTCCATCCAGTAGTCGAACTCTGCCGATATCTTGAAATACCGGCGGAAGTCCTCATCGTACATCTGCAGGAGCCGAAGCAGGTCCCCTGTCCCGATGAGGATGATCTGGAGCCTTATGGGTATGGGCTCCGGGCGGAGGGTGGATGACGGCAGCGGACTCATCTGCTCGCCGATGTTCTCGATCCTGACCTGGCCCGCCCTGAGGGTACGCTTCAAGGCTTCCCACGATAGGGGTGCGGCCAGCAGGTCCTTTGCCTGTAGTACAAGGTAGCCGCCGTTCGCCTTGTGTAAGGCACCGGGCTTTATCATCGTCAGGTCGGTCGTCATCGCGCCCATGCGCGCCTTGTACTCGATTCGCCCGAAGAGGTTGTAGTACGTGGGGCTGTATTCGAAGATAACCGGCGTGCCGTCGCAGGTGGAATTGTCCAGCAGGTCATTGACCCTGTACTTTATGAACAGGTCATCGTCAGCGCCCTGGGCGGGCGAGATAGCGCCGTCCTCACCCGGCTTGAACACCTCGTGGCTTTCGGCCATGTCCTCTTCCACCGCGTCGAGGTAGTCCACTATCTCCTGGTGCGAGCGGTACTTTGCCTGCAGCTCATTGACTATCGGCGTCAGCGTGAAGCGGATGATGTCCTTGTCCACCTGCCGCACTTCGTCCGTGGCCTGCTTGTTCAGGCGGCGCATCATGACCATTGCCTGGCCTACTGCCTTCTGAAGCGACTCCGCGCGCTTGCTGAAGAGCTGTTTCTGCTCGTCCGACAGCGCCTCGAACTCCTCCGGGGTCATCGGCGTGTCGCCGTTCATAGGCACAGGGGTGATGCCTGCGGGCGTCGAGCGGATGGAGAAGCCAAGCTTGAGCGCGCTTTGCTCAGTCTCGGCGGATATACCCTCCCGCTGCTCCTGGATGCGCTCCATCACCTGTTCAATGCGCTTTGTGTACTCCTCGCTTTCGAATACCTTCGGCAGCTCAACACTGCACGTATCCACAACCTCCTTCATGTCCTGCCTGAACTCTTTAGCCATTCCGCAGGGCAGGCTTATGGCCTTCGGCTGCGAAGGGTCCTGGAAATTGTGAACATACGCCCAGTCGGCCGGCACCGGCCTCTTGTGGGCGGTCTTGTCCAGGAACGTCTTGACGGCTGTGGTGCGGCCCGTCCCGGGAGCGCCGGACACAAAGATATTGAACCCCGGGTCACCTATCTCAAGGCCGAGGTTCAGAGCGCTGATCGCCC
The DNA window shown above is from SAR202 cluster bacterium and carries:
- a CDS encoding ATP-dependent protease, with the translated sequence MSVFNLKVPVSKLARPCKPNSLGFETTDDVQPLDSPIGQERAISALNLGLEIGDPGFNIFVSGAPGTGRTTAVKTFLDKTAHKRPVPADWAYVHNFQDPSQPKAISLPCGMAKEFRQDMKEVVDTCSVELPKVFESEEYTKRIEQVMERIQEQREGISAETEQSALKLGFSIRSTPAGITPVPMNGDTPMTPEEFEALSDEQKQLFSKRAESLQKAVGQAMVMMRRLNKQATDEVRQVDKDIIRFTLTPIVNELQAKYRSHQEIVDYLDAVEEDMAESHEVFKPGEDGAISPAQGADDDLFIKYRVNDLLDNSTCDGTPVIFEYSPTYYNLFGRIEYKARMGAMTTDLTMIKPGALHKANGGYLVLQAKDLLAAPLSWEALKRTLRAGQVRIENIGEQMSPLPSSTLRPEPIPIRLQIILIGTGDLLRLLQMYDEDFRRYFKISAEFDYWMERNAASEKEYAGFVKARCLDNKLRPFHKTAVARVIDYSSRLVDHQDKLTTRFMDVSDLITESNYWAVAAKSKVVKGEHVMKAIEQKRYRANLTEERMQEYIEENTIHIATEGSAVGQVNGLAVYSLGDYSFGKPTRITARAALGRGTMVNVEREARMSGRIHDKGFMILQGFLQGQYGQNKMLSLSASIVFEQSYSEIDGDSASSTELYALLSELSGLPISQEIAVTGSVNQRGDVQAIGGATHKIEGFYDLCKSRGLNGRQGVIIPKDNVKNLMLKDEVLEAVKDGKFTIYAVSTIDEGIEVLTGVAAGKRKANGKYPEGSVHDLVEGRLNEMSKHAKEILLARERGLERLSADAPGEQG